Part of the Ruegeria sp. AD91A genome, TACATGACGGCCTTTCCCACCAGCGGCTTCCTTGCCGAAGCTTCCGACGGGCTCAGAAAAATGCTTTCGGCGCAGGCGACCGAAATCTCTCTGTCCCCAGGTGAAATACTTTTTGAACAAGGCGACGAGGGCGACTCTCTCTACGCCATTCTGGAAGGCACGTTAGAGGTTTCCTTTCTGGCCATGAGCGGCCGCAAATTGACGCTTACCCTAATGCGCCCCGGCGAAGTCTTTGGTGAAATCGCATTGTTCGACAATGGACCGCGGACGGCGACCATCGCGGCGGCCGAACAGTCACGTGTACTGCGCGTACGCCGCAACGACGTTATGAACCAGATAAGGCAACAGCCTGATCTTGCAGTAGATATGATCCGCCTGGCCGGATTGCGAATGCGATGGATGGGATCGCAATTGAACGAACAGGTCTTTCTGCCCATGCCTATTCGACTGGCTCGCAAGCTGCTGCACCTGTCGGGTTTGCAGGACGACCCGTCCGCGCGCATCACCCTGTCGCAGAGCGAGCTGGCCGAATTTGTCGGAGCCACGCGCGAAGCCGTATCCAAAACCATCTCAACCTGGAAACGCGACAACATGGTCGAAGCTTCTCGTGGGGGTTTGCTGATCCAGGATTTTGAAGCCCTGCGAGAGTTGGCTGATTCAGATCTTATTTGATCAGGTGTGATTTGGTTCACAGAACATCGATCCCACGTTGACCTAAGGTGAGTTTGTTACCGTAGGAGGTCAGAGAATCATCCCCGATATCTGTCCACTGACCTCTCCCTGTATCTGAGCCATACGCAATATCTGCGTATGGCTCATTTTTTTTGTGGCGCATCGGTGATGCCCGGTTTGGTCTGCGACCAAGAAAAAGGCTGGGAGGTTTTCCTGGCCTATTCCGTTAGTCCTCGAGGCTCAGCGCCACAAAACGCGGATCGCCGCCCCTGCGCACCAACAGCAGCAGAGATTTGCGACCGGCTTCGCGCGATTCTTCCATACGAGCTTCGAGATCTCCGATGGTTTCCACCTTTTGCTGGCCTGCTTCTGTGATCAGATCACCGGCCCGCATTCCCTTGGCATAGGCCTCAGATGCTTCATCGACATCCGTAATCACAAGGCCGTCTGCATCAGCATCCAGTCCCAGATCTGCACGCAGGGTGTCAGTCAGGGGGGATATCGTAAGGCCAAGAATATCCGCGTTTTCGTCAACGGGTGCTTCCTGCGGTTCCTCCTCGCCACTGTCAGCGCGTTCGGCATCCTCACGGCGTCCCAGCGTCACAAGTACGGTCTGCGTTCCGCCATCGCGATGCACGATCACTCTGACGGACTTGCCGACTTCTGCTTCACCAACCTGACGTACCAAAGCTCGCGTGTCTTCCACCTCAACGCCGTCAAAGCTGAGGATCACGTCACCCGCCTTCAACCCGGCTTCCTTGGCGGGGCCGTCCGGCACATCGCTGATCAGCGCGCCGCCCGGTTTTTCCAGCCCCATGGCCTCGGCCATGTCTTCGGTTACGTCCTGAATACGGACCCCTAGCCAACCGCGACGGGTCTCGCCGTATTCACGCAGTTGATCGACAACCTTCACGACGACATTCGACGCCATCGAGAAGCCTATGCCGATCGAACCGCCATTGGGTGACAGGATTGCAGTGTTCACACCGATCACTTCGCCGTCCATGTTGAACAAGGGCCCGCCCGAGTTGCCCCGGTTGATCGCCGCATCCGTTTGAATGTAATCGTCGTAGGTTCCACTCAGCGCTCGGTTACGGGCCGACACAATCCCGGCAGACACCGAGAACCCCTGCCCTAGAGGGTTGCCCATCGCAATGACCCAGTCTCCGACGCGCGCCACGTCGCTGTCGCCGAACTTCACGTATTTTAGCGGGCCCGAAGCCTCGACCTTGAGCAGAGCGATATCGGTTTTCTCATCAGTTCCGATGACTTTGGCCGCCAGCTCTTTCTTGGGCTGACCATCGCCGGGGAAGAATTCCACAAGGATTTCATCAGCTTCGGCAATCACATGGTTGTTTGTGACGATAAAGCCATCTTCCGAGATCACGAACCCCGATCCCAACGCATTACTGCGTCTCGGCGCGTTGTCGTCATCTCCGCCGTTGCGGTCCTGAAATTCGCGGAAGAAATCCTCGAACGGGGACCCTTCGGGCACTATGCCCTGCGGGCCAGTCTGGCCCTCGATCAGGGTGCTGGTTGTGATGTTCACCACCGCCGGGCTGATTTTATCTGCCAGCGGCGCCAGGCTTTCGCCTCGGGCCTGAGCCGCGGCCGATTGGGCCAGCAAAAGCAGTGAACCGGCAAAAGCCAGCCACATCAGCCGCAACCAAACACTCACTTCGTCCCACCGGACGGATACACTGCGCGCTTTCGCCTGCACTTGAGCTCTCCTTGTCGACATTCTCGCTAAAACCGCGTGTACACGGCCTTTCTTACCAACCAATGTAGTCAGTTTGACCCGGCGAGCAACTCGGGATCGCAACGAAATCACCGGCAAGTGAAACCGCCGCATCAAAAGCCCAGCTGTTGCGCCCCCCAAAGCAGGATCAGCCCACTGATCACACACAACAATCCGGCGAGACGACGGGCTTGCTCGGGCATGTCCCGCAAGGCTTCAAGCATCCGTTCGATAAGCGAAGGGGCCAGCGCATAGGCCAGCCCCTCGACGATCAATACCAGCCCAAAGGCCAGAAGGATCATGCCCATTATTCAGAAGCCGGAGCCGCTGGCACAGGCCGCCCTGTAGGAGATCCAAGGTAATTGAAGAACTCTGAATCCGGGCTCAACACCAGCGAGCTGTTGCCGCCTTGCAGCGCATTCTCGTAAGCTGTCAGTGAGCGGTAAAACTCAAAGAACTCCGGATCGGCACCGTAGGCTTCAGCAAAGATCGCGTTGCGTTCGGCGTCGGCCTCACCGCGGGTGATTTCAGCCTCACGACGCGCATCCGACACTAGTTCAACCACAGTTCGGTCGGCCTGCGCACGAACCCGCTGCGCGGCCTCGTTACCACGCGCGCGTTCGTCGGTTGCTTCACGTTCCCGCTCGGCCTTCATCCGGTCGAACGTTGCCTCAAGGTTGGCTTGCGGCAGGTCAGTCGCTTTCAGGCGTACGTCAATCACGGTGACACCCAGTGCACGTGCCTCGGCAATAGCACTGTTGCGGATACGCAGCATCAGCGCGGCGCGGTCGGAACTCAGGATATCGCGCGAGGACACCGAACCCAGAACTTCGCGGGTTTCGGCGCGCAAAATGCGATCCAGTCGATCTTCGGCAACCGGGATACCGCCAACACCAACCGCCTGGCGGAACTGGTTCAGATCCGAAATCCGGTAACGGGCAAAAGCGTCAACCACGAGGCGACGATCATCCAGAGGTGTGACCTCCAGCGGCTGCACGTCGATGGACAAGATGCGGTCGTCATAGCGCACCACTTCCTGAATCAGCGGAATTTTGAACGCCAGACCTGGCTCTTCCTTCACAGCGACAACGCGGCCAAATTGCAGAACCAGAGCACGCTCGCGCTCGTCCACGATGAAGATCGAGGACAGCACGCCGACTATCGCGATAAAAACGATCGGCAATATAAATGTCGTCTTACGCATCAGTTGCTCTCCCCTGCAGGGCTTCGGCGCAGCTCGTTGAGCGGCAGATAGGGCACAACGCCCTGCCCTTGCCCACTCGAGCTCGGGTCTAGAATGATCTTATCGACGTCACCCAAAATCTGTTCCATCCGTTCCAGATACAAACGCTTGCGTGTCACGTCCGGTGCCTTGGAATACTCTTCCAGAACCGCGCTAAAGCGACTGGCCTCACCCTGAGCACTGTTGATCTGTTGAGCACGGTACCCTTCGGCCTCTTCAAGAATCTGCGCAGCTTCACCGCGCGCCTCGGCAAGAACCCGATTGGCATAGGCGTCGGCCACGTTTTGCAGACGGTCACGCTCCTGCGCAGCAGCCTGAACATCGCGGAACGCGGCAATCACGTCCTGCGGCGGGTCGGCCTTGTCAAAGTTAACGCGGACAATATTCACGCCGGAATCGTAACTGTCCATCGTGGACTGAATCAGCTCCTGAAGGCGGTCGGCGATGACACCGCGATCCCTGTTCAGAATCGGAGCAAGCTCACTTTGCGCAATAATCTCGCGCATGGCCGATTCCGATACAGCACGGATTGTCTGTCGCGGATCGCGCAGGTTGAACAAGAACTTGGCCGGGTCATTGATGTTCCAGACGACCTGGTAGTCAATGTCGACCACGTTCTCGTCACCGGTCAACATCAGGCCATCGTCACTGCCGCGTGCTCCGCCCATGTCTTCGTTTTGTTCGCGGGTAACCGGAATGACTTCGGCGGTGACAAACGGCCATGGCGCAAAGTTCAGACCCGGATTTCCAACAGCCGAAAACTCGCCCAGAAACAGTTCGACTGACTGTTCTTCGGGTTTGACGGTGTAAAAACTTGCAAGGCCCCACAAAACTGCAGCCGCCACCAGACCGATCGCAATTGTGCCCTTTGTAAAGGCCGGGCCACCGCCGCCCTGACCACCGCTGCCACCACGACCACCGCCGCCGCGACCGCCCATAAGGACGCGAAGCTGCTCCTGGCCTTTTTTCATCAGCTCGTCGATCTCGGGGATCTGCGGGCCGTCGCCTTCGGGCGGCTTGCGCCCGTCCCCGTTGTTACCCCGATTTCCTCCGCCACCGGATGAGCCTCCGCCCCCCCAGGGGCCGCCGCTGTTGCCCGCCATATGTATCTTTTCCCTTGTATTGGACCGTGTGATCACGGGTTCCCTTGTAACGTGTGTGCGCGCGCTTGCAAATCAAGCCGTGCGTACAGGTTGCCGCATTGTCACCAGTTCTTCGGCCATCACCGGATGAACTGCAACCGTGCGATCGAAATCTTCCTTTGTCGCGCCCATCTTTACGGCAACTCCGGCCAGCTGGATCATCTCACCGGCACCCGGAGCCACAATGTGGCAGCCTAGTACTTTGCGGGTAGCCTGAGAAACGATCAGTTTCATCAAAACCCGCTGCGTTCCACCGGCAAACGCCTTCTGCATCGGCTTGAACGACGTCGCATAGACCTCAATCGGTTCCTGTGCCGAGGCTTCCTCCTCGCTCAGGCCTACTGTGCCGAATTCGGGTTGCGTGAAAATGGCGGTTGGGATCAGCTCGTGATCTACAGGTGTCGGGTTGCCTTTGAAAACAGTTTCTACAAAAGCCATCCCTTCACGAATAGCCACGGGTGTCAGGTTGACCCGGTCGGTCACATCGCCAATGGCATAGATCGACGGAACAGCGGTCTGGCTGTATTCATCCACGACGATCTCACCCTTGCGACCACGCTCGACGCCCAGATCTTCCAGCCCGAGATTGTCGGCATTCGGCGCACGGCCTGTGGCGTACATGACCACGTCAAAACGATCCTCGGTGCCGTCAGTTGCCTTGACGCGGATCTGTTCACCATCCCTAGTCATTTCCAGCACATTGGTGCCCAGACGAACGTCGATACCGTTCTGACGCATTTCTTCGCAGATCAGCCCGCGCGCTTCTTCATCAAAACCACGCAGGATTTGTGCACCGCGGTAGAATTGCGTGGTCTCGACGCCAAGACCGTTCATGATCCCGGCGAATTCGCTGGCGATATAGCCACCACCGACGATCAGAATACTCTTTGGCAGCTTGTCCAGATGGAAAATCTCGTTCGACGTGATCGCAAGATCCGATCCCGGGAACTCTGGCACAACCGGGCGACCGCCTGTTGCAATCAGGATGTGTTTGGCGGTTTTCCGGCTGCCATCAGTCAGCTCGACCGTGTGCGCATCCACCAGGCGCGCGCGCTGATCAAAGCTTTCAACGCCGTTGTTTTTCAGGATGCTGCGATAAATTCCTTCCAGCCGGTCCAGTTCGGCAACGAGTTTGCCGTGAAACGTATCCCAGTCAAACGCGCCGGGCTGAACGTCCCAACCATAGGCTTTTGCATCTTCAACCATGCCCGAGTATTCGCTGGCAAAGACCATCAGTTTCTTTGGCACGCAGCCCCGGATCACACAGGTGCCGCCATATCGGTCTTCTTCAGCCAGCGCGACCTTTGCACCCGTTTCACCCGCCGCCACACGTGCCGCTCGGACCCCGCCCGAGCCTCCGCCGATGACGAAAAGATCATAGTCAAAGCTCATGCCGGTTTCCTTCGTTCAACTTGCAAATTCCTCTGGATATCTGGGCGCGAAAACCGCGGTGCCAACCCCCGGGCGCGGATTATTCGACCTTTTACCGACGCTTGTCCGAATAGCTTGCATGAAACTCAGTCCGTTTGATCGGAAAACAGGTTTTCTCGAGAGTCACGCAACAGCTGATCCAGTTCAAGGGTGCCCGCGTTGATATCCCGCAGTTCGACCCGCCCGTCTCCATGGCCGATGACGACCTTGTCACAGATATCGATAAACAGGCCGTTTTCCACCACGCCGGGAACCTGATTGAGGATCAAGGCCATCTGACGGGGATTGCCGATGCGCTGTAGGTGCAGGTCAAGAATGTGGTTGCCTTCATCTGTCACGAACGGGGCCTCTCCATTCATACGCAGCGCCGCCGAGGTTCCCAGCACATCCATCGCATCCAGCGCTTCTTCGATCAGTGTCCGTGTGGTTTGCCAGCCAAAGGGGACAACCTCGACCGGCAAAGGAAAAGC contains:
- a CDS encoding Crp/Fnr family transcriptional regulator yields the protein MTAFPTSGFLAEASDGLRKMLSAQATEISLSPGEILFEQGDEGDSLYAILEGTLEVSFLAMSGRKLTLTLMRPGEVFGEIALFDNGPRTATIAAAEQSRVLRVRRNDVMNQIRQQPDLAVDMIRLAGLRMRWMGSQLNEQVFLPMPIRLARKLLHLSGLQDDPSARITLSQSELAEFVGATREAVSKTISTWKRDNMVEASRGGLLIQDFEALRELADSDLI
- a CDS encoding Do family serine endopeptidase translates to MSTRRAQVQAKARSVSVRWDEVSVWLRLMWLAFAGSLLLLAQSAAAQARGESLAPLADKISPAVVNITTSTLIEGQTGPQGIVPEGSPFEDFFREFQDRNGGDDDNAPRRSNALGSGFVISEDGFIVTNNHVIAEADEILVEFFPGDGQPKKELAAKVIGTDEKTDIALLKVEASGPLKYVKFGDSDVARVGDWVIAMGNPLGQGFSVSAGIVSARNRALSGTYDDYIQTDAAINRGNSGGPLFNMDGEVIGVNTAILSPNGGSIGIGFSMASNVVVKVVDQLREYGETRRGWLGVRIQDVTEDMAEAMGLEKPGGALISDVPDGPAKEAGLKAGDVILSFDGVEVEDTRALVRQVGEAEVGKSVRVIVHRDGGTQTVLVTLGRREDAERADSGEEEPQEAPVDENADILGLTISPLTDTLRADLGLDADADGLVITDVDEASEAYAKGMRAGDLITEAGQQKVETIGDLEARMEESREAGRKSLLLLVRRGGDPRFVALSLED
- a CDS encoding DUF2065 domain-containing protein, which encodes MGMILLAFGLVLIVEGLAYALAPSLIERMLEALRDMPEQARRLAGLLCVISGLILLWGAQQLGF
- the hflC gene encoding protease modulator HflC, which codes for MRKTTFILPIVFIAIVGVLSSIFIVDERERALVLQFGRVVAVKEEPGLAFKIPLIQEVVRYDDRILSIDVQPLEVTPLDDRRLVVDAFARYRISDLNQFRQAVGVGGIPVAEDRLDRILRAETREVLGSVSSRDILSSDRAALMLRIRNSAIAEARALGVTVIDVRLKATDLPQANLEATFDRMKAEREREATDERARGNEAAQRVRAQADRTVVELVSDARREAEITRGEADAERNAIFAEAYGADPEFFEFYRSLTAYENALQGGNSSLVLSPDSEFFNYLGSPTGRPVPAAPASE
- the hflK gene encoding FtsH protease activity modulator HflK; this translates as MAGNSGGPWGGGGSSGGGGNRGNNGDGRKPPEGDGPQIPEIDELMKKGQEQLRVLMGGRGGGGRGGSGGQGGGGPAFTKGTIAIGLVAAAVLWGLASFYTVKPEEQSVELFLGEFSAVGNPGLNFAPWPFVTAEVIPVTREQNEDMGGARGSDDGLMLTGDENVVDIDYQVVWNINDPAKFLFNLRDPRQTIRAVSESAMREIIAQSELAPILNRDRGVIADRLQELIQSTMDSYDSGVNIVRVNFDKADPPQDVIAAFRDVQAAAQERDRLQNVADAYANRVLAEARGEAAQILEEAEGYRAQQINSAQGEASRFSAVLEEYSKAPDVTRKRLYLERMEQILGDVDKIILDPSSSGQGQGVVPYLPLNELRRSPAGESN
- the gor gene encoding glutathione-disulfide reductase, coding for MSFDYDLFVIGGGSGGVRAARVAAGETGAKVALAEEDRYGGTCVIRGCVPKKLMVFASEYSGMVEDAKAYGWDVQPGAFDWDTFHGKLVAELDRLEGIYRSILKNNGVESFDQRARLVDAHTVELTDGSRKTAKHILIATGGRPVVPEFPGSDLAITSNEIFHLDKLPKSILIVGGGYIASEFAGIMNGLGVETTQFYRGAQILRGFDEEARGLICEEMRQNGIDVRLGTNVLEMTRDGEQIRVKATDGTEDRFDVVMYATGRAPNADNLGLEDLGVERGRKGEIVVDEYSQTAVPSIYAIGDVTDRVNLTPVAIREGMAFVETVFKGNPTPVDHELIPTAIFTQPEFGTVGLSEEEASAQEPIEVYATSFKPMQKAFAGGTQRVLMKLIVSQATRKVLGCHIVAPGAGEMIQLAGVAVKMGATKEDFDRTVAVHPVMAEELVTMRQPVRTA